The Moorena producens PAL-8-15-08-1 genomic interval ATGGTGGAATCTGGTTTAGACCCGGATCATCCAGCCTTAGTTCGGGGTGGAGAATGGTTGTTGCAGCAGCAAATACTAGACTATGGGGATTGGGTGGTCAAGAATCCCCAAGGGAAACCAGGAGGATGGGCCTTTGAGTTTCAAAACCGTTTCTATCCCGATTTAGATGATTCCCCAGTGGTGATTATGGCCTTGAATAGCTTGAAACTGCCTAATCAGAAACTGAAACGGGCAGCCATAGCTCGTGGCTTGGCTTGGATAGCATCAATGCAGTGTAACCAAGGAGGTTGGGCGGCCTTTGATATTAATAATAATCAACACTGGCTGAATTCTCTGCCCTATGCTGACCTGAAAGCTATGATTGACCCTAACACAGCGGATGTGACCGCACGGGTCCTGGAAATGCTAGGTTCGTGTAATTTATCCATAGAATCCCAGCAGTTAGAGAAAGCGATCGCATTTTTGATTCAGGAACAGGAAGCCGATGGCAGCTGGTTTGGTCGTTGGGGAGTTAACTATATCTATGGCACCAGTAGTGCTCTTTCAGCCTTGTCAAAGATAGCGCCTCACACCCACCAACGTAGTATCGAACGGGGTGCCGCTTGGCTAGTGCAATGTCAAAACCTTGATGGTGGCTGGGGTGAGACCTGTCTTAGTTACGATGATCCCAGTCTTAAGGGAGTAGGAATCAGTACCGCATCTCAAACCGCTTGGGCTTTAATTGGTTTAATGGCAGCAGGAGAGGCTACTGGCAACTGGGCAATGGATGCCATTGAGAAGGGAGTCAACTACTTAGTGTCAACTCAGCAGCCCGATGGCAGTTGGGATGAAACCGAGTTTACAGGCACAGGTTTTCCCAGTCATTTTTATTTAAAGTACCACTTCTATCAACAATATTTCCCCTTGTTGGCCTTGGGAAGATATCAAATGTCTGTTTCAAGTTGAACGTTGTTTGTCAGAATGAAAAATTAAGAATGAAGAATGCAGAATGAAGAATTAAGAAGGCAGAATGGTGAAGGCAGAAGGCAGAAGGCAGAAGGCAGAATGGTGAAGGCAGAAGGCAGAAGGCAGAAGGCAGAATTCCCAATTCTAAATTCCCAATTCTAAATTCCCAATTCTAAATTCCCAATTCTTAATTCTTAATTCTAAATTCCCAATTCTTAATTCTTAATTCTTAATTTCCACGCATCCTATTTATTGCTGATGCTCAGCTAACCATACCGTCAAATCTGTGACTGTCTCAAAATCCAACAGCGCCTCGCTCAACTCTTCCAATTGAGCTATAGAAAGCTTTTGAATCCCCTGTTGTAGCTGGTCTGAAACACTCCCAAACCGACGGGTGATCAGACGTCTAACGATTGAGTAACCTTCCTCTTGCCTTCCTTCACGTTTTCCTTCGAGTAAACCTTCCCGTTTGCCTTCAAGTAAACCCAGTTTATGTCCTTTTTGAATTATCTTCTGATAAATTACAGACTCTTGCATCACGTCCTCCGGAAATAATTCTGCTATCAACCCTTTGTCGAACCGCAAACCAGCTAGTAACTGGGTACAAGCGGATATGTTAGTAAAAGCCAATGGTTCTTCAATCCTATCTACTGCTGCCGCCACTTGCTCTAATAATCTTGTCGGGGACTCACTCAATGCCAGAGGAGCAAAGGGCAATAAGGCGGGATTGGCTAAAAATGGCTCAGGGTCTTGCTCCCACATCCTGATTACTCGATAGCGATGACTGGTGTTAGTATCGACCAACTCGTTAGTATAAACTTTTTCTGAGCGAGTGAATTTCAGAAATATCACCACCTGCTCTATGGGACAGTTATACTTTTCTTTGAGTCTGACCCAATACTTGAGCATCCGCAATGGTAGGGATGGCTTGGAAGCCGGTAAGGTTTGAAATTCCCAGTGCAGGATTTGGTTAGCGGTTTGCAGCAAGGTCAAGGAATCCGCGTGAATCGGTTCGGTATTTAACTCAGTTTTGAGCACTGATATTTCAGTAACTTCAATACCATGAAGCCACTTGACCAAATCAGCTGGGTAGTTTTCGGCGAGATATTTACAGATATTATCGTAAGCCAAGGTAGTTATCTATGGTTAACAGTACCTGGGCCAGTTTACCGGATTTGGTAAAAAAAAGCGTTCCCGTAGCGGCTCTTGCAGAGCATCGCGTAGCGTGGCCGTAGGCCAATCGCATTTTTTATTGCTGATGCTCAGCTAACCATACCGTCAAATCTGTCACTGTCTCAAAATCCAACAGCGCCTCGCTCAACTCCTCCAATTGAGCAATAGAAAGCTTTTGGATCCCTTGTTGTAGCTGCTCAGAAACACTACCAAACCGACGGGTCAGTTGACGTATAACGATTGAGTAACCTTCCTCTTGCCTTCCTTCGAGTTTCCCTTCCAGTAAACCCAGTTTATGTCCTTTTTGAATTATCTTCTGATAAATTACAGACTCTTGCATCACGTCCTCCGAAAATAATTCTGTGATCAACCGTTGGTCAAACCGCAAGCCAGCTAGTAACTGAGTACAAGCGGATATGTTAGTAAAAGCTAGTGGTTCTTCAATCCTATCTACTGCTGCTGCCACTTGCTCTAATAATCGTTTAGGAGACTCACTCAATGCCAGAGGAGCAAAGGGCAATAAGGCGGGATTGGCCAAAAATGGCTCAGGGTCTTGCTCCCACATCCTGATTACTCGATAGCAATGACTGGTATTAGTATCGAGCAACTGATTAGTATAAGCTTTTTCTGAGTTAGTGGATTTCAGAAATATCACCACCTGCTCTATGGGACAGTTATACTTTTCTTTGAGTCTGACCCAATACTTTAGCATCCGCAATGGTAGGGATGGCTTGGAAACCGGTAGGGTTTGAAATTCCCACTGCAATATTTGATTTGCCGTTTGCAGCAGGGTCAAGGAATCGGCGTGAATCGGTTCAGTATTTAACTCAGTTTTGAGCACCGAGATTTTAGTAACTTCAATACCATGAAGCCACTTGACCAAATCAGCTGGGTAGTTTTCGGCGAGATATTTACAGATATTATCGTAAGCCAAGGTAGTTATCTGTGGTTAACAGTACCTGGCCGAGTTTACAGGATTTGGTCAAAAAAAGCGATGCTCTCAAAGAGCCGCTACGCGAACGCAACTAAGCTAGGTAGAAATATAGTCATCAAAAACTGGTTTTCTTGTAGCCCACCAATATTGGATAGTATTACCAGGCCACAAAGCGAATACTCTGCCATCTTTATTTTGATACCAACTCATACAGTTTTCTTTTGTCCAAACCCTCTTTTCCATAGTTTTCCATAAATCCTGATAATAACGTCTCATGGCTTCCTCCTTGACTTCTAGAGATTTACAGTCTTCTCTGAGCATTTTATTCAAGCAGCCAATAATATAATTAACTTGGCACTCTACCATTAAAATAACTGAGCTATGACCCAAACCAGTGTTCGGTCCTAAAAGACTAAAAAAGTTAGGGAACTTAGGAACAGAAATACCAAGATACGCTTCTGGTTCGTTGCCCCATATATCCGCTAGACTCTCTGCGTTGCTACCACGTATATCTATTTTTTTGTAGGACAAATAGTTAAATCCTGTAGCATAGATAATAGCATCAACTTTATAGTCCTTTCCTGGTTCGGTTACCAGACTATCAGTAGTTATGCTTTCTATCTTATCTGTAATCAATTCTACATTATTTCGGTTCAGGGTTTGATAAAAGTCGTTATTAATTAAAATTCGTTTACAACCTGGTTGATAGCTGGGCATCACCGCATCCCGTACTCGGGAGTCATCAATTTCCTGGTGTATACGTTTTTTCAATTGTTTTTGCAGGTTCTTACCAATAGAACTTCCAGTAGTGAATAGGGGAAAATTGATTAAGTCATTACGTAAGTATAGTAATCCCCGGTGCAGTTGCATCAGAATAGGAAAATTTTTAAAATACCATTGCATTTGGGCTGAATAAGTCCGATCGTCTCGGTTAGTAATCCAGTTAGGAGTTCTTTGAAAAATGAATAGTTGTTTGACTTTTTTGGCAACTTCTGGGATAAATTGAACTGCACTGGCTGCAGTTCCTAAAACTGCCACCGTTTTATCAGTTAAATCAAAGCTGTGGTTCCATCTAGCTGAGTGAAACGAGACTCCTTTGAAGGTTTCCAAGCTAGGCAAATTGGGTAATTTGGGTAAATTTAAACCTCCCCAGGCACTAATCAGTATGTTAGCAGTTATAGTCTCCTTCTCAGCTGTTTCAACATACCATAGGGAATTTTTGGCATTGAAATGGGCGCTAATCACCTCTTGATTAAAACGGATATGGGGATAAATATTGTATTTACGTGTGCAGTGTTGTAAGTATTTCAATATCTCTGGCTGAGAGGGATAAACTTGGTTCCAATCATGTTTCATTTCAAAAGAGTAGCAATATAAATGAGCGGGAATGTCACAGGCACATCCTGGGTAGTTATTATCCCGCCAAGTCCCTCCAAGTCGAGAGGATTTTTCTAGTATAACGAAATTTATTTTGGCTTTTTTAAGTTTAATAGCCATGCAGATACCAGACATGCCTGCACCGATAATAACTACTTGCATTTTTTCGATTTTAAGAGGATAGTTAATGGGAAAAATTTGTTTTATTATTTAGTTCGATATTTACGATAATCGACTAATAGAGAGAAATAGTAACCATAAAATTCCCAAACAATGCTAGCATGAATTAAGAGCAAAATCCAAAAAAATAATTATGGTAAGCCTTTAGCAATAATCGATATTTAGAGATAAATTTTAACCATAAAATGTTAAAAATATGTTAACATGAATTAAGTCAATATCAAAAAAAGTAATTATGGGAAGCCTTGAAGGTAAAATAACCTTAGTCACGGGTGCCAGCCGTGGTATTGGTAAAGGAATTGCGATTGGCCTTGGCGAGGCAGGTGCTACGGTATATATTACTGGTCGTAGTCTCGACAGTTCCAATGTCACAGAGGGAGTTTCCGGTAGTCTTAGGGAAACCCAATTAGCTGTGCAAGATGCTGGTGGGATTTGTATTCCGGTCATGGTAGATCATAGCGACGACCAACAAGTGCGCTTACTCTTTGAACGGATTCAAGACGAGCAGAAGGGACAACTGGATCTGCTGGTCAATAATGCCTTTTCAGGAGTGCAGGCATTGAAGGATGGATACGAAAAACCATTTTGGGAATGCCCTGAGAATGTTTGGGATGCTGTCAATCATGTCGGTCTCCGCAGCCATTATATTGCCAGTGTTTTTGCAGCTCGACTGATGATTCAGCGTCAGCAGGGGCTGATTTGCACCATCTCATCTTGGGGCGGCATGTCTTACATCTTTGGTGCCGCCTATGGAGCGGGTAAAGCAGCTTGCGATCGACTTGCTGCTGATATGGCTGTTGAACTCAAGCCATATAATGTGACGTCCCTTTCGATTTGGCCAGGCATAGTTGGTACCGAACATATTTCCAGTTTGGCTTTGCAAATGGCAGAAGATAAACCAGGTAATCAGCAAAGCCGAGTGATATCTCAAGGCTTTAATTGGGAAACTCCTTTACTAACAGGGCGCGTTATTGCTGCCCTTGCTGCGGACCCAACTGTAATCCGCTTTACAGGCCGTGTTCGAGTTGTTGCAGAACTGGCTGATCACTATGGAATTATCGATAAAGACGGGTTACGTCCGGTATCACTACGCTCTCTACGTTTTATAGCTCCAATGTTGTGGCCACCATTAATAAAATATGCGTCGCTGATACCTAACATTAATATACCCTGGTTTTTCTTACTATGGGGAATACTCCAATCTCCTAAAATTTAACCGATAGCAAAAATTGATAACAATTAAATGAGCAATCTCCATGGAGCTGTTGTACTGATAACCGGTGCCGCCGGTGGATTCGGTCAGGAACTGACTCGACAATTATTAGAATCTGGTAGCCGTTTGATCCTCACGGATCTTGATAAAACTATTCTTAAAGAGCGTGCCGAAGCTATTCAACGGGAGGTTAAAACTGGGGATATACTTGCCCTTATGGGGATTAATCTTTCTGAACGTGACGGATGCGAAACCCTTTATCGCCAGGTTAAAGACCTGGAAATAGAAATCGATATTTTGATCAACAATGCTGGAATTGGGCTTTTTGGTCGCATGGACGAAGTTCCTGGGGAAAAATGGGAAAGCTTGATGCAGGTAAATCTGCTGGCACCAATGCGATTAAGTTCTCTATTTGCCGCCGATATGATTAGGCGTCGCCAAGGTCACATCGTTAACATTTCCTCTGCTGCTGGCTGGATTGCACCCGCTGGCATGGCTCATTATGCTGCTAGTAAATTCGGGTTGCGAGGATTCAGCGAAGGGCTTTTAAATGAAGTTAAAATTTATAACGTCAAGGTTACAGCTGTTTATCCCTTTTATAGCCGTACTCCCATTATCCAGTCGGAAAAATATGGAACCCTTGCCAAAGAAAATCAGGGGTTGCCGGACTATATAATAACTGATCCGGCTAAGGTTATAGGGCAAACGATTCAAGCAATTATTGATAATAAACGTGAAGTTTGTCCTGATGGAATTGCAAAAAGTATCTCAGTTATTAAACGTTTTTTTCCCCAATTATTAAACTGGATTTTTTAAACTGGATTTTTAATGGGTTCAACCGGAAACCAAAAGCCGATTTATAGGATTTATACCATTTATTAATTGGGTGGGGTACTTTCTTTTAGGGAGCAGGGAGCAGCGGATCTGGGAATAGGGAATGGGAAAACCGGAATAGGGAATAGGGAACAGGAAAAAAATGGTGTTTTAGGGAATAGGGAATAGGGACAAGCAAGGGTTGGGTGGTGCGAGAAGCCCACACTTAAAACCCACACTTACAAGGGTAGGAAGTGTGGGAGCATGGCACTGAGCTTTGATGCGTACGCATCCGATTTATTGCTGATGCTCAGCCAACCACACAGCTACATCGGTGACTGTCTCAAAATCCAACAGCGCCTCGCTCAACTCCTCCAATTGAGTAATAGAAAGCTTTTGAATCCTCTCAAGTAGCTGGTTCTCAACATTACCAAACCGACGGGTCAGTTGACGTATAATGATTGAGTACCCTTCCTCTTGCCTTCCTTCACGTTTTCCTTCGAGTTTTCCTTCACGTTTTCCTTCGAGTTTTCCTTCACGTTTTCCTTCGAGTAAACCCAGTTGATGTCCTTTTTGAATTATCTTCTGATAAATTACAGACTCTTGCATCACTTCCTCCGGAAATAATTCTCCTATCAACCCTTTGTCGAACCGCAAGCCAGCTAGTAACTGCGTACAAGCGGAGATGTTAGTAAAAGCTAGTGGTTCTTCAATCCTATCCACTGCTGCCGCCACTTGCTCTAATAATCGTTTAGGAGACTCACGCTTATGCTAAAGTAGCAAAAGGCAATAAGGCGGGATTGGCCAAAAATTGCTCAGGGTCTTGCTCCCACATCCTGATTACTCGATAGCGATGGCTAGTGTTACTCTCCAGCAACTGGTTAGTATAAACTTTAGATGAGGTGGTGAACTTGAGAAATATCACGACCTGTTCAACAGGACAGTTATACTTTTCTCTGAGTCTGAGCCAATACTTGAGCATCCGCAATGGTAAGGATGGTTTGGAAGCCGGTAGGGTTTGAAATTCCCACTGCAATATTTGATTTGCCGTTTGCAGCAGGGTCAAGGAATCCGCATGAATCGGTTCGGTATTTAACTCAGTTTTTAGCACCGATATTTCAGTAACTTCAATACCATGAAGCCACCTGACCAAATCAGCTGGGTAGTTTTCGGCAAGATATTTACATATATTATCGTAAGCCAAGGTAGTGATCTATGGTTAACAGTACCTGGGCCAGTTTACCGGATTTGGTAAAAAAAAGCGATGCTCTCTCACAGACGCGATCGCATCCATGGTGATTGGCCTTTTGGCTTCTTTCTATAATTAAAATCTGCTGCAATCACCAATTACCTTTTCCCCAATTATTAAAGTGGATTGTCTAACACTATCGACGGCGCTGTTGCAATTTGCGATAAACATCCCGTACATCAACCTGATGGTAAGCCATAGCAACTAGGGTGTGATAGACCAAGTCCGCTACTTCAGATGCGATCGCATCCGGGTCATCATCCTTACACGCCATTACCACTTCTGCAGCTTCTTCCCCAATTTTTTTAAGAATCTTATTATCCCCACCCTTAAACAACTTACAGGTATAGGACCCTTCTACGGGATGGTCACGGCGATCGCAAATTATCTCAAACAACTGAGACAAGGTATCTGCTGGAGGGGCTACTTTCTTACCCTCCACTCGATGGAAACAGCTACGCTCACCGAGATGGCAGGCAATATCACCAATTTGTTCCGCCGTCACGAGTAAAGCATCACTGTCACAGTCGTAGCGGATGGATTTTATCCTTTGTAAATGCCCAGATGTAGCACCCTTGTGCCACAATTCCTGACGAGAGCGACTCCAAAACCAGGTTTCTCCTGTATCGAGGGTTTTTTGCAATGACTCCCGATTCATCCAAGCCATCATTAATATCGTACCATCTAGGTAATCTTGGACAATGGCTGGCACTAGTCCTTGATCGTTGTAGCGAATTTGGTCAACTGGTATAGCTTGGCTAATGGAAGTCGGTTCAGATGCTGACATAGTTTTAGGGCAACAGATTGAAACACCCAGCGGGTCAAACAGCTTTAATGAGATACACCCTACAAGATACCACCCCTGACATCCAATTGATCACTAAATAGTGATCAGTAAATCTGGATTCTTTCTTTACAAATTCAAAACGGATCAGTCTCCATAGGATAATAATCTCTTGTCCAGTATTGCCCCTAAGCCGAAGTTACCTGATCCGAAGTTCCCTATTGCCCTGTTTAAGGGGGGTAATGGGGTTAGAGCTTTTTACCTTATTTTCAACTAACCCGTACATTATTGATATTAGGAGACTATTTTGGTTACCACCACCTCGTTTAAAACCACCAAATCACAAGAAATTTTCAGCGCCGCCCAAAACCTAATGCCAGGAGGGGTCAGCTCCCCAGTCAGAGCCTTTAAATCCGTAGGGGGAGAACCGATTGTATTTGACCGAGTTCAAGGAGCATACATCTGGGATGTAGATGGAAACCAGTACATTGACTATGTAGGTACCTGGGGACCAGCCATTTGCGGTCATGCTCATCCGGATGTTATTGGGGCATTGCACCAGGCTCTAGACAAGGGTACCAGTTTTGGAGCTCCCTCCGCCCTAGAGAACGTGCTAGCAGAAATGGTGATTGACGCCGTTCCTAGTATTGAAATGGTGCGGTTTGTTAATTCTGGTACCGAAGCCTGTATGGCAGTGCTGCGCCTGATGCGTGCCTTCACAGGACGGGACAAAATTATCAAATTTTCTGGCTGCTACCATGGTCACGCCGATATGCTGCTGGTACAAGCTGGTTCTGGAGTGGCTACTCTAGGTTTACCGGATTCCCCTGGTGTTCCTAAGTCTGCCACTGCTAATACGTTAACCGCTACCTATAACAACCTGGAGGAAGTTAAAGCTTTATTTGAGCAATATCCCAATGAGATTGGTGGGGTCATCCTAG includes:
- a CDS encoding DUF4351 domain-containing protein, which gives rise to MAYDNICKYLAENYPADLVKWLHGIEVTEISVLKTELNTEPIHADSLTLLQTANQILHWEFQTLPASKPSLPLRMLKYWVRLKEKYNCPIEQVVIFLKFTRSEKVYTNELVDTNTSHRYRVIRMWEQDPEPFLANPALLPFAPLALSESPTRLLEQVAAAVDRIEEPLAFTNISACTQLLAGLRFDKGLIAELFPEDVMQESVIYQKIIQKGHKLGLLEGKREGLLEGKREGRQEEGYSIVRRLITRRFGSVSDQLQQGIQKLSIAQLEELSEALLDFETVTDLTVWLAEHQQ
- a CDS encoding DUF4351 domain-containing protein → MAYDNICKYLAENYPADLVKWLHGIEVTKISVLKTELNTEPIHADSLTLLQTANQILQWEFQTLPVSKPSLPLRMLKYWVRLKEKYNCPIEQVVIFLKSTNSEKAYTNQLLDTNTSHCYRVIRMWEQDPEPFLANPALLPFAPLALSESPKRLLEQVAAAVDRIEEPLAFTNISACTQLLAGLRFDQRLITELFSEDVMQESVIYQKIIQKGHKLGLLEGKLEGRQEEGYSIVIRQLTRRFGSVSEQLQQGIQKLSIAQLEELSEALLDFETVTDLTVWLAEHQQ
- a CDS encoding flavin-containing monooxygenase, encoding MQVVIIGAGMSGICMAIKLKKAKINFVILEKSSRLGGTWRDNNYPGCACDIPAHLYCYSFEMKHDWNQVYPSQPEILKYLQHCTRKYNIYPHIRFNQEVISAHFNAKNSLWYVETAEKETITANILISAWGGLNLPKLPNLPSLETFKGVSFHSARWNHSFDLTDKTVAVLGTAASAVQFIPEVAKKVKQLFIFQRTPNWITNRDDRTYSAQMQWYFKNFPILMQLHRGLLYLRNDLINFPLFTTGSSIGKNLQKQLKKRIHQEIDDSRVRDAVMPSYQPGCKRILINNDFYQTLNRNNVELITDKIESITTDSLVTEPGKDYKVDAIIYATGFNYLSYKKIDIRGSNAESLADIWGNEPEAYLGISVPKFPNFFSLLGPNTGLGHSSVILMVECQVNYIIGCLNKMLREDCKSLEVKEEAMRRYYQDLWKTMEKRVWTKENCMSWYQNKDGRVFALWPGNTIQYWWATRKPVFDDYIST
- a CDS encoding SDR family NAD(P)-dependent oxidoreductase; this encodes MGSLEGKITLVTGASRGIGKGIAIGLGEAGATVYITGRSLDSSNVTEGVSGSLRETQLAVQDAGGICIPVMVDHSDDQQVRLLFERIQDEQKGQLDLLVNNAFSGVQALKDGYEKPFWECPENVWDAVNHVGLRSHYIASVFAARLMIQRQQGLICTISSWGGMSYIFGAAYGAGKAACDRLAADMAVELKPYNVTSLSIWPGIVGTEHISSLALQMAEDKPGNQQSRVISQGFNWETPLLTGRVIAALAADPTVIRFTGRVRVVAELADHYGIIDKDGLRPVSLRSLRFIAPMLWPPLIKYASLIPNINIPWFFLLWGILQSPKI
- a CDS encoding SDR family NAD(P)-dependent oxidoreductase, which translates into the protein MSNLHGAVVLITGAAGGFGQELTRQLLESGSRLILTDLDKTILKERAEAIQREVKTGDILALMGINLSERDGCETLYRQVKDLEIEIDILINNAGIGLFGRMDEVPGEKWESLMQVNLLAPMRLSSLFAADMIRRRQGHIVNISSAAGWIAPAGMAHYAASKFGLRGFSEGLLNEVKIYNVKVTAVYPFYSRTPIIQSEKYGTLAKENQGLPDYIITDPAKVIGQTIQAIIDNKREVCPDGIAKSISVIKRFFPQLLNWIF
- the hisIE gene encoding bifunctional phosphoribosyl-AMP cyclohydrolase/phosphoribosyl-ATP diphosphatase HisIE, with protein sequence MSASEPTSISQAIPVDQIRYNDQGLVPAIVQDYLDGTILMMAWMNRESLQKTLDTGETWFWSRSRQELWHKGATSGHLQRIKSIRYDCDSDALLVTAEQIGDIACHLGERSCFHRVEGKKVAPPADTLSQLFEIICDRRDHPVEGSYTCKLFKGGDNKILKKIGEEAAEVVMACKDDDPDAIASEVADLVYHTLVAMAYHQVDVRDVYRKLQQRRR